A window from Triticum aestivum cultivar Chinese Spring chromosome 6D, IWGSC CS RefSeq v2.1, whole genome shotgun sequence encodes these proteins:
- the LOC123143350 gene encoding uncharacterized protein — translation MTSRTCHLSPAAGPLEDDNLLCEILLRLPPEPSSLPRASVVCKRWRCLVSDPRFCRRFRRHHRRNPPLLGFFNRDSDLFPFVPTLEPPNRVSPGRFSLQRREGDRFISLGCRHGLVLIRNVRPNKVLVWDPVTGEQHHLAIPPELVIHAENTAINGAVLRAAGDIQQFHVVLTVVDNVDKQHKRALAWLYSSKTNLWGDLVSTPVPFKVSTSDILGDEDDVTLVFTGKPAVMVRDSLYWILAGNFVGILEFDLEKQSLAVIRVPAHMLENGFYQFWIMRAEGGGLGLLLQKDQSFQLWKRKTDRDGVASWVLGRTIELDKLLSLNGNGSQVILGFAEENNVVFVWTHGVLFMVNLESLQFKKLGETRTLSHYHPFESVYTAEIEIGGGHDGVDLSQHIR, via the exons ATGACCAGCCGCACCTGCCACCTCTCGCCGGCAGCGGGTCCGCTGGAGGACGACAACCTGCTCTgcgagatcctcctccgcctccccccgGAGCCGTCCTCCCTCCCGCGCGCCTCCGTCGTCTGCAAACGCTGGCGGTGCCTCGTCTCCGACCCCCGCTTCTGCCGCCGcttccgccgccaccaccgccgaaaCCCTCCCCTCCTTGGCTTCTTCAACAGAGACAGCGATCTCTTCCCCTTCGTACCTACTCTTGAGCCCCCAAATCGTGTCTCGCCTGGCCGCTTCTCCTTGCAGCGCCGCGAAGGCGACCGCTTCATCTCCCTTGGATGCCGCCATGGCCTCGTGCTCATCCGCAACGTACGGCCGAACAAGGTCCTGGTGTGGGACCCCGTCACCGGCGAACAGCACCACCTTGCCATCCCCCCTGAGCTTGTGATACATGCGGAGAACACAGCCATCAATGGGGCAGTGCTTCGTGCTGCCGGAGACATCCAACAGTTTCATGTGGTCTTGACAGTGGTGGACAACGTCGACAAGCAACACAAACGAGCGCTCGCCTGGCTTTACTCTTCCAAGACCAACTTATGGGGTGATCTCGTCTCAACACCGGTTCCATTCAAGGTTTCCACCTCGGATATTTTGGGTGATGAAGATGATGTCACCTTGGTGTTTACGGGAAAGCCCGCTGTGATGGTTAGGGATTCTCTTTACTGGATTCTTGCTGGGAATTTTGTTGGAATTCTTGAGTTTGATTTGGAGAAGCAAAGCCTAGCTGTGATACGGGTGCCAGCGCATATGCTTGAAAATGGGTTTTACCAGTTCTGGATTATGCGGGCAGAGGGTGGTGGTCTTGGTTTACTGTTGCAGAAAGATCAGAGTTTCCAGTTATGGAAGAGGAAGACTGATCGTGATGGTGTTGCTTCATGGGTTCTTGGAAGAACTATTGAACTGGACAAGCTACTTTCCCTGAATGGAAATGGCAGCCAAGTCATACTAGGGTTCGCTGAGGAGAATAATGTGGTGTTTGTGTGGACACACGGTGTCCTCTTTATGGTCAATCTTGAGTCTTTGCAGTTCAAGAAACTTGGTGAGACCAGAACCCTTTCTCACTATCATCCATTCGAAAGTGTCTACACTGCAG AAATAGAAATTGGTGGTGGACATGATGGAGTTGATCTTTCACAGCACATAAGATGA